The Bdellovibrio bacteriovorus region CGCTGTTTGCAGAACAAACATCGCGACGTGGAAGCCTTTAACTCTTTCTGTGATCGACGTCCAAGAACCCAAGATGATGATCGGTGTAAGGAACGTCGTTAAAAGAACCAACCACAACGAAATACCGTCGATACCCATGAAGTATTGAATGCCGAAGCGCTCAATCCACATGAACTTTTCAACCATCTGAAGGCCTGCAGAGTTCGGATCAAACTGTCTGAACAATGCTAAGCTCAAAATGAATTCAACGATTGAAAGGCCTAGGGCCAAGTGACGAATTGTATTCGACTTTGGCCAAACAGCGACGATCAACGCGAACAAAAGAGGTAGGAAAACAATGCTACTCAGGATCATACATTACCTCATGATCACAAATGAAAGAGCCACAACAACACCGATACCGATGTACATCGCGTACTGTTGCATATTACCAGTTTGGATAGAGCGAACGAACGAGCCCATACCGCGAGCTAAGTCGCCGGCCAAGTAAGTCGCTTTATCGATGAAATTCACATCGATGTAATACCAAGTGTTTTTGCTGATGCTAACAAGTGGATTGATGATGAATCCGAAGTAAGCTTCATCAACGAAATATTTGTTATACACAAGGTTGTACACAGGCTTGATGCTGTCGGCGATTTTCTTCGGAGTCTCTGGAGACTTCACGTAGAATTGGTACGCTACGATCGCAGAGATCAAAGCCAAACCAACAGAAACACCCATCAAAGTCCATTCCGTCGTGTGATCAATCGCTGTCCAACCTGGGATTGGAGAGATCATTGGATGCAACCAGTGCTCCCACACGTTTGGAAGGTGACCCAAATGTTCACCGATCACGTGAGGAATACCGATCCAACCACCGATCACAGAAAGAATACCTAAAACGATCAATGGAATCGTCATAAGCGCTGGAGATTCATGCGGGTGAACATCGCTTGGAACGCGGCTCTTACCCCAGAATGTCAACGCCATCAAACGAGTCATGTAGAACGCTGTCAAAGTCGCACCCAACGCCCCCATCGCCCACAAGATCGGAGAACCTAGTGGAGAGTTGAACGTGTAAGCTAAGATTTCATCTTTAGAGAAGAAACCCGCGAACGGCGGCATACCGATGATCGCAAGCCATCCCAAGAAGAACGTCACGTGCGTGATTGGCATGTACTTTTTAAGTCCGCCCATCTTACGTATATCTTGTTCTTCGTGCATCGCATGGATCACTGAACCCGAGCCCAAGAACATCAGGGCTTTAAAGAATGCGTGAGTCATCAAGTGGAACATCGCTGCTCCGAAAGCACCCACACCGCAAGCCAAGAACATGTAACCAAGTTGAGAGACTGTTGAGTACGCTAGTACTTTTTTGATATCCCATTGGGTCATACCGATTGTCGCTGCTAAAACGGCTGTCGCCGCACCGATGATAGCAATCACCATCATTGTGTTCGGAGCCATGATGAACAACGGATTCAAACGCACGATCATGTAAACACCGGCAGTTACCATCGTCGCCGCATGGATAAGAGCGGATACGGGTGTTGGACCGGCCATCGCGTCTGGAAGCCAAACATACAGTGGAATCTGTGCCGACTTACCTGTTGCGCCGATGAAGAGGAACAAAGTTCCCAAAGTCACCGCACCCAACCAAGAAGCCTCTGCTGTTGTTGGCGCCAAAGCATTCAACTCAGAGAAATTCAAAGTTCCGAAAGTGATGAAAAGGATGAACATTCCAAGTAGGAAAGCAGCGTCACCCACACGGTTTGTGATAAAGGCTTTCATACCAGCTGCAGCTTTTTCTTTGTCTGTGAACCAGAAGCCGATTAACAAGTAAGAGCAAAGACCAACGCCTTCCCAACCCACGAACATCACAAGCAAGCTGTCGCCAAGAACTAGCAACAACATGTTGAAGATAAAAAGGTTCAGGTAAGCAAAGTATTTTGCCGCACCTTTATCGTGGTGCATGTAACCGATCGAGAATAAGTGGATCAAAGTACCAACGCCCGTGATCACCAAGATCATGATAGAGCTGATTTGATCAACAACGAATCCGGCATTAACTTTAAACTTATCAACTGCCATCCACTCAAAGAAGCTCACCGCAATTTTGCGAGATTCCGCTGGCATCGCAACAACGTCTAACACCAATAAGATCGCGCTGATGAAAGAGATCGCAATTGCTGATGTGGCAATCACACCCGCCACGTTTGCAGAGTGCTTTTTATAACGAACTCCGTTGATCAAGAAACCAACGAACGGAGCTAGGATCAAAAGGGCCATTAAAAGAGAATGATTCACGGCTGCTCCCTTATCCTTTCAAGTGTTCAAAGAAGCGAATATTCACTTCGTTAAAGCGTTTAAAGATTGAAACGGCCAATGCCAAACCTACCGCCGCTTCTGCCGCGGCGATTGTCATGACAAAGAAAACCATGATGTGACCATCAAGAATGCCTAAGTACTTGCTGAATGCGATGAAGGTTAAATTCACAGAATTCAACATCAACTCTACAGACATCAAAAGTACGATCACGTTACGGCGAAGAAGAACTCCGGCCATACCCATCATGAACAAAAGTGCTGCCAGAACTAAATAGTGAGTCAGGCCAATGTTGTTAATGAAATCAGTGTTCATGTGTTCCACCTTTACTGCGCGCTAGAGCCACCGCACCAACTGCGATCACTAGCAAAAGAACGCCCAATGCTTCAAAGCCGAAGATGTATTTAGAAAACAAAATCTGGCCCAACTGTTTTGTTGTTTCCATGCCTGTTCCCGCAGTCACTGGGTTGTCCGTAGTTTTTTCAGTCAAAAGACCTACAGACATCGCAATGGCGCCGACAACCAGGCCTGCCAACAAACCTACGGAAGCAATTTTAACTGCTCCAGAAAACTTTCCCTTCGTGAAAGCTTGAAGATCTTTCTTCAAGTCGAAGAGCATGATCACCATGACGAAAAGAACCATCACGGCGCCGGCGTAAACGATCAACTGAACACCTGCAATAAAGTAAGCATTCAAAGTCACGAACAACGCGGAGATACCCACCATCGTCATCGCCAAACAAAGCGATGAATAAATCGGGTTAGATAAAAGAATGACACTCAGGCCGCTGACCAGAGTGACAATCGCTAAGAACCAAAAAAGAAATGCATCTGCTGTCACGTTATTCTCCTCACAAAGATGCGATGTAGATCACAAACGCGGTAATGATCGTGTTTG contains the following coding sequences:
- a CDS encoding NADH-quinone oxidoreductase subunit J, whose translation is MTADAFLFWFLAIVTLVSGLSVILLSNPIYSSLCLAMTMVGISALFVTLNAYFIAGVQLIVYAGAVMVLFVMVIMLFDLKKDLQAFTKGKFSGAVKIASVGLLAGLVVGAIAMSVGLLTEKTTDNPVTAGTGMETTKQLGQILFSKYIFGFEALGVLLLVIAVGAVALARSKGGTHEH
- the nuoK gene encoding NADH-quinone oxidoreductase subunit NuoK gives rise to the protein MNTDFINNIGLTHYLVLAALLFMMGMAGVLLRRNVIVLLMSVELMLNSVNLTFIAFSKYLGILDGHIMVFFVMTIAAAEAAVGLALAVSIFKRFNEVNIRFFEHLKG
- the nuoL gene encoding NADH-quinone oxidoreductase subunit L; its protein translation is MALLILAPFVGFLINGVRYKKHSANVAGVIATSAIAISFISAILLVLDVVAMPAESRKIAVSFFEWMAVDKFKVNAGFVVDQISSIMILVITGVGTLIHLFSIGYMHHDKGAAKYFAYLNLFIFNMLLLVLGDSLLVMFVGWEGVGLCSYLLIGFWFTDKEKAAAGMKAFITNRVGDAAFLLGMFILFITFGTLNFSELNALAPTTAEASWLGAVTLGTLFLFIGATGKSAQIPLYVWLPDAMAGPTPVSALIHAATMVTAGVYMIVRLNPLFIMAPNTMMVIAIIGAATAVLAATIGMTQWDIKKVLAYSTVSQLGYMFLACGVGAFGAAMFHLMTHAFFKALMFLGSGSVIHAMHEEQDIRKMGGLKKYMPITHVTFFLGWLAIIGMPPFAGFFSKDEILAYTFNSPLGSPILWAMGALGATLTAFYMTRLMALTFWGKSRVPSDVHPHESPALMTIPLIVLGILSVIGGWIGIPHVIGEHLGHLPNVWEHWLHPMISPIPGWTAIDHTTEWTLMGVSVGLALISAIVAYQFYVKSPETPKKIADSIKPVYNLVYNKYFVDEAYFGFIINPLVSISKNTWYYIDVNFIDKATYLAGDLARGMGSFVRSIQTGNMQQYAMYIGIGVVVALSFVIMR